In Misgurnus anguillicaudatus chromosome 5, ASM2758022v2, whole genome shotgun sequence, a genomic segment contains:
- the LOC141363941 gene encoding uncharacterized protein — protein MFGRHVRMPTDLVLGVAADQEEVSVTEWVGRHHQRLHFAYEQVSRRIQTAGERNKRLYDRTARDAPLLPGERVLARDNRRQGKGKLSDRWEAIPYVVCKQQRPGQPVYTIRPEGKPGPERVVHRNMLRPCPNYPEAVIEGPAGPVPEAPWMEGWAVVPGRPMVALPPAAQRQAEMAPEPVEPPAAQMQPELAPEPVEPLAAQMQPEVVPEPAEPDSPVRRSQRENRGRPPARYGEWTTPRHSRD, from the coding sequence ATGTTCGGCAGGCATGTGCGAATGCCCACTGACCTGGTCTTGGGAGTAGCAGCAGACCAGGAAGAAGTGAGTGTAACGGAGTGGGTGGGGCGCCATCACCAGCGCTTACACTTTGCGTATGAACAGGTGTCGAGGAGAATACAGACGGCAGGAGAAAGGAACAAACGCCTGTATGATCGGACTGCCCGAGATGCCCCCCTGTTACCAGGTGAGAGGGTCCTGGCGAGAGATAACCGGCGGCAAGGAAAGGGAAAGTTGAGTGACCGCTGGGAGGCTATCCCGTATGTGGTCTGCAAGCAGCAGAGACCGGGACAGCCGGTGTACACCATCCGGCCCGAGGGAAAACCTGGCCCCGAGCGGGTAGTGCATCGGAACATGCTCCGCCCTTGTCCGAACTACCCTGAGGCCGTGATAGAAGGGCCTGCCGGGCCAGTACCGGAGGCCCcctggatggaaggatgggcTGTGGTACCGGGGAGACCCATGGTAGCGTTACCCCCGGCCGCCCAGAGGCAGGCAGAGATGGCACCTGAGCCAGTCGAACCCCCAGCGGCCCAGATGCAGCCTGAGCTGGCACCTGAGCCGGTTGAGCCCCTGGCGGCCCAAATGCAACCCGAGGTAGTACCCGAGCCAGCCGAGCCCGATTCACCCGTAAGGCGCTCCCAACGAGAGAATCGAGGACGCCCCCCTGCCCGGTACGGTGAGTGGACAACGCCGAGGCATTCTAGGGACTAG